From the genome of bacterium:
ATCGTTAGGGAAGGAATATCCGGAAAGAGTTTGTTTGACTTTTCAATGTGATTTTATTATGTTTTAAAAAGTTATATTTATTTCTATTGTTTCCGGACAGGATGCTGATTTTTCCAAAGAAGATATAACGTTCCGGCTGAATAGTACTTACTTGAATGCTTAAGGATATTACTGGTTGTGAATAATTTGAATAGGCCTGCTTACAGCGAAATTTTTTATCCTTTCCCATATTACGCGGGAGATGTTGACTGAGCCGGAATTTTTTATTTATAAATTCAATATTTTAAGAAACTCCGCGCTGTTTATTTCGAAGACACAAATTATAATTTTTTATATTGATTTACTGCACAGGTGTTTATATTTTATAGCTCATGTTAAGTTTGACAGTTATGTGTATAACTATTCTTAACAATTTCCAAGGGGAGAGGAATGGCATCAGATTTAAGTTTTGTTGAATTTATTGCAGATCAGGCTGAAAACGCAGGTTTAATTACTTACAGAAAAATGTTCGGAGAATATGCGCTTTACTGCAACGGAAAGGTTACAGCACTGATATGTGACAATCAGTTGTTTGTAAAACCAACTGAAGCTGGGAGATCGTTTATCGGCAAAGTTGTTGAGGCTCCTCCTTATCCGGGAGCTAAACCATATTTTCTTATTGAGGACCAGATTGAAAACAGAGAGTGGGTCGGCACTCTGATAAAACTAACAGAAAAAGAACTTCCTTTGCTAAAGCCGAAGAAATCAAAAAAGAAAAAGAGCTAATACTATGTTGAACAAAACTGCTTTGTGGTAGTAGAGAAACACGTTTTTTGAAAATTTTGTAGAAACCTTGAGAAAATGAGTTTTTCCATTTACCTTAGGTTATTTATTAATTAGCCAAAGGAGAGTATTATGGAAGGGCTAATTGATCAAATGAAGATTGATATTGAGCTTCATGATTACTGGTGTGCATACCGTCCGGAAGATTGGCTTTCCCCAAGCAAACGTAAAACGGCACCTATTTGTGATTCAGCTATTTCACGAATATTCAAGAACGCAAAAAAAACGACATAATGGCCGGCCTTTTTGTGCCGGGGGCGGGAATCGAACCCGCATGGACCAAGGTCCGCTGGATTTTGAGTCCAGTGCGTCTACCAATTTCACCACCCCGGCATAAAAACAAAGCGATAGAATATACAAAATTTACTTTGTCTTGTCAAGAGAGGAAGAGAAAAGAGAAGAGAAGGGGGTTAGTAGTGAAAAGTG
Proteins encoded in this window:
- a CDS encoding TfoX/Sxy family protein, producing the protein MASDLSFVEFIADQAENAGLITYRKMFGEYALYCNGKVTALICDNQLFVKPTEAGRSFIGKVVEAPPYPGAKPYFLIEDQIENREWVGTLIKLTEKELPLLKPKKSKKKKS